A window from Patescibacteria group bacterium encodes these proteins:
- the dusB gene encoding tRNA dihydrouridine synthase DusB, translated as MKNFWQKINKPILALAPMAGITDSAFRQLCQKYGADVLYSEMTSADGLFYESKKTLDLLNSNKKEKSLVIQLFGKRPEKFTKAASLGEKSGASGIDINFGCPAKKVTRHGGGVSLMRDLDKCYQIIENTLKGTSLPVSIKIRSSINYKAKKITGVDLIKKVKKLPLSAIMIHARSYEKPFSGPVNFEMIKKIKRLVNIPVLGNGGIDSPEKAKEMLDKTGCHGLGLARSVRGKPWLFQQIKDYLKKNEYKEFTWPQIKKVILQHARLVYKTKKDHGLIELRKHLAWYISGFPGASKYRKELVQTSHIEEIKTIIKKIKKSSF; from the coding sequence ATGAAAAACTTCTGGCAAAAAATAAATAAGCCTATTTTGGCTCTGGCTCCTATGGCCGGTATTACTGACTCAGCCTTTAGGCAGCTTTGTCAAAAATACGGCGCTGATGTTTTGTATTCGGAAATGACTTCAGCTGACGGGCTTTTTTATGAGAGTAAAAAAACTTTAGACTTACTAAATTCGAATAAAAAAGAAAAGTCCCTTGTCATTCAGCTTTTTGGTAAACGCCCGGAAAAATTTACCAAAGCCGCTTCCTTAGGGGAAAAATCAGGAGCCAGCGGCATCGATATAAACTTTGGCTGTCCGGCTAAGAAAGTAACCCGCCACGGCGGCGGGGTATCTTTAATGAGAGATTTAGATAAATGTTATCAAATTATTGAAAATACACTTAAAGGCACGAGCTTACCAGTATCAATAAAAATAAGATCATCTATTAATTATAAAGCAAAAAAAATAACTGGTGTAGATCTAATCAAAAAGGTAAAAAAACTGCCCTTATCCGCCATTATGATTCACGCACGTTCTTATGAAAAACCTTTTTCTGGTCCGGTTAACTTTGAGATGATTAAAAAAATTAAAAGACTGGTCAATATTCCTGTTTTAGGCAATGGCGGTATTGACAGCCCTGAAAAAGCCAAAGAAATGCTAGATAAAACCGGCTGTCATGGCTTAGGATTAGCTCGTAGTGTACGAGGAAAACCCTGGCTTTTTCAGCAAATAAAAGATTATCTTAAAAAGAATGAATACAAAGAATTCACCTGGCCGCAAATAAAAAAAGTAATACTTCAGCACGCCCGGCTGGTCTATAAAACAAAAAAAGACCATGGTTTGATTGAGCTAAGAAAGCACCTAGCCTGGTATATCAGCGGTTTTCCAGGCGCTTCTAAATACAGAAAAGAACTGGTTCAAACCAGCCATATTGAAGAAATCAAAACAATAATTAAAAAAATAAAAAAAAGCTCCTTTTAA
- the dnaK gene encoding molecular chaperone DnaK, with the protein MSKILGIDLGTTNSAMAVIEGGEPKVLENSEGNRTTPSVVAMSKNNERLVGQTAKRQAVTNPENTLFSIKRLIGRRFESDEVQKDVKQMPFEIKKDGQGVKVKMGDKDYTPQEISAMVLQKLKADAESKLGDKITEAVITVPAYFDDSQRQATKDAGKIAGFEVKRIINEPTAAALAYGFNKKKDEKIAVYDLGGGTYDISILEVSEDTVEVKSTNGDTHLGGEDFDQKIIGWMIEEFKKDQGIDLSNDQMALQRLKEAAEKAKHELSTTPETEINQPFITTDSSGPKHLQLKLSRAKLEDLTRDLVEKTKEPMKKALEDANLKTSDINEVILVGGQTRMPLVQKTVEEFFGKKPNMSVNPDEVVAIGAAVQAGVLQGDVKDVLLLDVTPLTLGIETLGGVMTPLIDKNTTIPASKSKVFSTAADNQTSVEIHVLQGERPMAGDNKTLGRFILSGIPPAPRGVPQVEVSFDIDANGILNVKAKDKATNKEQSITITASTQLSKDEVEKMKQEAQKHAEEDKKKKELIDLQNQAQSLVFTAEKSIKDAGDKLPEKDKKEIQEKIEALNKVKESDKKDEIKKSIDELNEVIQKIGQAMYGQQQGQPGAQGQSGTGPQGQPGTGSQGQAEAQGEKAKQEKDKKQESDKQKKDGDETVDADYEEVKK; encoded by the coding sequence ATGAGTAAAATTTTAGGCATTGACTTAGGTACTACTAACTCGGCTATGGCTGTGATTGAAGGCGGGGAACCAAAAGTGTTGGAAAACTCTGAGGGCAACCGCACTACGCCGTCAGTAGTAGCTATGTCAAAAAACAACGAGCGCTTGGTTGGTCAGACCGCCAAACGCCAAGCCGTCACTAACCCTGAAAACACATTATTTTCTATAAAGCGTCTGATTGGACGTAGATTTGAAAGTGATGAAGTACAAAAAGACGTCAAACAAATGCCGTTTGAAATTAAAAAAGACGGCCAGGGCGTTAAAGTAAAAATGGGAGATAAAGACTACACTCCGCAGGAAATATCAGCTATGGTCTTGCAAAAACTAAAGGCTGATGCGGAAAGCAAACTCGGCGATAAAATTACTGAAGCAGTGATTACGGTACCGGCTTATTTTGACGATTCACAGCGACAGGCCACCAAAGACGCCGGTAAAATTGCCGGCTTTGAGGTTAAGAGAATTATTAATGAGCCGACCGCGGCTGCTTTGGCTTATGGTTTTAACAAGAAAAAAGACGAAAAAATAGCGGTTTACGACTTAGGTGGTGGCACTTATGATATTTCTATTCTAGAAGTTTCCGAAGATACTGTAGAGGTTAAGTCTACCAATGGTGATACTCATCTCGGCGGTGAAGACTTTGACCAGAAAATTATTGGATGGATGATAGAAGAGTTTAAAAAAGACCAGGGTATTGATTTATCAAATGACCAGATGGCTTTGCAGCGGCTTAAAGAAGCGGCTGAAAAGGCCAAGCATGAGCTTTCTACTACTCCGGAAACGGAAATAAATCAGCCCTTTATCACTACTGATTCATCCGGTCCTAAACATCTGCAGCTTAAATTAAGCCGGGCTAAACTGGAAGATCTCACTCGTGATTTGGTGGAAAAAACTAAGGAACCGATGAAAAAAGCCTTAGAAGATGCCAACCTAAAAACTTCCGATATCAATGAAGTTATTTTAGTTGGTGGACAAACCCGCATGCCTTTGGTCCAAAAAACTGTTGAAGAATTCTTTGGTAAAAAACCGAATATGAGTGTTAACCCGGACGAGGTAGTGGCCATTGGTGCCGCTGTCCAGGCTGGTGTGCTTCAGGGTGATGTTAAAGATGTCTTATTGCTGGACGTGACTCCGCTCACTTTAGGTATTGAAACTTTAGGCGGCGTGATGACCCCTTTAATTGACAAAAACACCACTATTCCAGCCTCCAAGTCAAAAGTCTTTTCAACAGCCGCTGACAATCAAACTTCAGTGGAGATCCATGTACTGCAGGGTGAACGACCGATGGCGGGTGATAATAAAACTTTAGGCCGCTTTATTCTATCCGGTATTCCGCCGGCTCCCCGAGGCGTGCCTCAGGTAGAAGTTAGTTTTGACATCGACGCTAACGGTATTCTCAATGTCAAAGCAAAAGACAAAGCCACAAATAAAGAGCAGTCAATTACCATTACTGCCTCTACCCAACTTTCTAAAGATGAGGTGGAGAAAATGAAACAGGAAGCCCAAAAACACGCTGAAGAAGATAAGAAAAAGAAAGAACTCATTGACCTGCAAAATCAGGCCCAAAGCTTAGTCTTCACGGCTGAAAAATCAATTAAAGACGCTGGAGATAAACTACCGGAAAAAGACAAAAAAGAAATTCAAGAAAAAATTGAAGCCTTAAACAAGGTCAAAGAATCGGATAAAAAAGACGAAATTAAAAAATCAATTGACGAATTAAATGAAGTCATTCAGAAAATTGGCCAGGCTATGTATGGACAGCAACAAGGACAACCAGGAGCTCAAGGCCAATCCGGAACTGGTCCACAGGGTCAACCTGGCACTGGTTCTCAAGGCCAAGCCGAAGCTCAAGGTGAAAAGGCCAAACAAGAAAAGGATAAAAAGCAGGAATCAGATAAACAGAAAAAAGACGGAGATGAAACTGTCGATGCTGATTATGAGGAAGTGAAGAAGTAA
- a CDS encoding AAA family ATPase — protein MNHYYIIGFLAVGLVIFIYYRSQKTIAKTNTLDLYSKDLTALAKAGKLDPVIGRTHEIERVIQVLTRRTKNNPVLIGKSGVGKTAIVEELANEIVKGQIPRPLLNKKVLALDLSGLVAGTKYRGEFEKRLKMIVDEIIASKRNIIIFIDELHSLAEAGEATGAIDAADILKPALARGQLQAIGATTRQDYQKSIAHDRTLERRFQPVYIEEPGGDQTLEILKGLRHRYQKHHSVKISDEALAACVMLSNKRLKDRCFPDKAIDLMDETAAKVRIEFIKHPEKFNTKKPVVTKNYVEATLKDWSDDENSELIDNS, from the coding sequence ATGAACCATTATTATATAATCGGATTTCTGGCTGTCGGCTTAGTAATTTTTATTTATTACAGGAGCCAAAAAACTATAGCTAAAACCAATACTCTGGATCTTTATTCTAAAGATTTAACCGCTCTAGCTAAAGCTGGAAAACTTGATCCAGTCATTGGAAGAACCCATGAAATTGAAAGAGTTATTCAAGTTTTAACCAGACGAACTAAAAACAATCCGGTTTTAATTGGCAAATCAGGAGTCGGTAAAACTGCTATTGTTGAAGAATTGGCTAATGAAATTGTTAAAGGTCAAATCCCCCGTCCCCTACTCAATAAAAAAGTTTTAGCTCTGGATTTGTCTGGCTTAGTAGCCGGTACTAAATATCGCGGTGAATTTGAAAAAAGATTAAAAATGATTGTTGACGAAATAATCGCTTCCAAAAGAAATATTATAATATTTATTGATGAATTACATTCTTTAGCTGAGGCTGGTGAAGCTACTGGCGCTATTGACGCCGCTGATATTTTAAAGCCAGCTCTGGCTCGTGGACAGCTGCAAGCTATTGGCGCTACTACCCGTCAGGATTACCAAAAATCTATTGCTCATGACCGAACCTTAGAAAGGCGTTTCCAGCCAGTCTATATTGAAGAGCCCGGCGGCGATCAAACCCTGGAAATATTAAAAGGATTGCGCCACCGCTACCAAAAACACCACAGTGTTAAAATTTCTGACGAGGCTTTAGCGGCTTGTGTTATGCTTTCTAATAAACGTCTAAAAGACAGATGTTTTCCTGACAAAGCTATTGACCTTATGGACGAAACCGCCGCCAAGGTAAGAATAGAATTTATTAAGCACCCGGAAAAATTTAATACCAAAAAACCAGTTGTTACTAAAAATTATGTAGAAGCCACTCTTAAAGACTGGTCCGATGACGAGAATTCAGAATTAATTGATAATTCCTAA
- a CDS encoding nucleotide exchange factor GrpE, with the protein MGKNKTDKKENSSINSGLEEDQESKTDWEKKAAEYLNGWKRARADYLNLKKEKDKEREEIMKFSNAALIIQLLPIYDHLKIAFDHVPKDLKNNEWVKGIEGIKKQTQDFIESIGIKEIKTVGEKFDPEKHEAVAHEKNKDFKTDIIFEETKPGYKLHDKVLYPAKVKVAK; encoded by the coding sequence ATGGGTAAAAATAAAACAGACAAGAAAGAAAATTCCTCTATCAATTCAGGATTAGAAGAAGATCAAGAAAGTAAAACAGACTGGGAAAAAAAAGCGGCCGAGTATTTGAATGGCTGGAAAAGGGCTAGGGCTGACTATCTTAATTTAAAAAAGGAAAAAGATAAGGAAAGAGAGGAGATTATGAAATTTTCTAACGCCGCTTTAATTATCCAGCTTTTGCCAATCTACGATCATTTAAAAATAGCTTTTGATCATGTGCCAAAAGACTTAAAAAATAATGAATGGGTTAAGGGAATAGAAGGTATAAAAAAACAAACTCAGGATTTTATAGAAAGTATTGGTATTAAAGAGATTAAAACTGTGGGTGAAAAATTTGATCCGGAAAAACACGAAGCAGTAGCTCATGAAAAAAATAAGGATTTTAAAACTGATATAATTTTTGAAGAAACTAAACCCGGGTATAAACTACACGACAAAGTGCTTTATCCAGCTAAGGTAAAAGTAGCTAAATGA
- a CDS encoding magnesium transporter CorA family protein — protein MSLAELKKNNLRWVNISEATKGEIDFLRNNFNFHPLDLEDCLVSGQRPKIEKYEDYIFLVLIFPVYNRETREIEPSEINFFIGHNLIITIHDTKLPPVNELYEKCQTDDEDSQRLLSHGSSYLLYEMLDKLLSYCYPMLDHISIDIRTIEKQIFAGYERKNLSELLITRRNITDFRKIMQAHKNTLKKLAAVIKDRNFSTSSKIKIYYNDLIELSKEIWDHLGGFKEAIETLQDTNESLISNRLNDIMKTFTTMSVVIFVMTLVATLFGIGAPGTPFLNLPWAFWLILMLLIVVAMGMWQYFKKRKYL, from the coding sequence ATGAGTTTAGCGGAACTAAAAAAGAATAATTTACGTTGGGTCAATATCTCTGAAGCCACTAAAGGTGAGATTGATTTTTTGCGTAATAATTTTAACTTCCATCCTCTAGATTTAGAGGATTGTTTAGTTTCTGGACAAAGACCAAAAATTGAAAAATACGAAGATTATATATTTTTAGTCTTAATTTTCCCAGTTTATAACCGTGAGACTCGCGAAATTGAGCCGTCTGAAATAAACTTTTTTATCGGTCATAACCTAATTATTACTATCCATGATACCAAACTACCGCCGGTTAATGAGCTTTATGAAAAATGCCAGACTGATGATGAAGATTCTCAAAGACTTTTGTCTCACGGCTCAAGTTATCTGCTTTATGAAATGTTAGATAAACTACTTAGTTATTGTTACCCCATGCTTGATCATATTAGTATTGATATTCGCACTATTGAAAAACAAATATTTGCCGGTTATGAAAGAAAAAATCTCTCAGAATTATTAATCACCCGCCGCAACATTACAGATTTTAGAAAAATTATGCAGGCCCATAAAAATACTCTCAAAAAATTAGCAGCCGTTATTAAAGACCGTAATTTTTCAACCAGTTCAAAAATTAAAATTTATTATAATGACCTAATAGAATTAAGTAAGGAGATCTGGGATCATTTAGGCGGATTTAAGGAAGCTATTGAAACTCTGCAAGACACTAATGAATCACTGATTTCTAACCGGCTGAATGATATTATGAAAACCTTTACCACTATGTCGGTAGTTATCTTTGTTATGACACTGGTGGCTACTTTATTTGGTATTGGTGCTCCGGGTACTCCTTTTCTTAATCTGCCCTGGGCTTTTTGGCTCATCTTGATGCTTTTAATTGTAGTGGCTATGGGCATGTGGCAATATTTTAAAAAACGTAAATATTTATAA
- the dnaJ gene encoding molecular chaperone DnaJ, whose amino-acid sequence MSKDYYNILGVGKDADENEIKKAYRKLAHKYHPDKKGGDEAKFKEINQAYQVLSNKEKRAQYDQYGSTFEDAASGGARGGFNWQDFARQAGGFSSSDFYRQSQGTGRGQYQDFDFGDLGDIFGDIFGFGGRSSQRQSRRGRARDIEASMNVDFMEAVFGAEKFITLDKNVRCEKCQGSGAEPGSKIETCKTCGGSGQVQRIQNTFLGQMRTAGVCPDCQGQGQKPGKKCSQCGGQGIVKERKEIKVKIPAGIDTGQAIRLAGQGEAAPRGRQNSDLYIRIKVNPDSRFERRDFDIYSNLEISFSEAALGTKKPVETVDGEVSLKIPSGVQTGKMLRLKNKGVPRLKAGGRGDHYVKIIVKTPGRLNRKQKKIFKELAEEE is encoded by the coding sequence ATGTCTAAGGATTACTATAATATACTCGGCGTTGGTAAAGACGCTGATGAAAATGAAATAAAAAAAGCTTATCGTAAGCTAGCCCATAAATACCATCCTGATAAAAAAGGCGGTGATGAAGCTAAATTTAAGGAAATTAATCAAGCCTATCAGGTTTTAAGCAATAAAGAAAAAAGGGCCCAGTATGATCAATATGGCTCTACTTTTGAAGACGCCGCTTCCGGCGGTGCTAGAGGCGGGTTTAATTGGCAGGACTTTGCTCGTCAAGCTGGCGGTTTTTCCTCTTCGGACTTTTATCGGCAGAGCCAGGGGACCGGAAGAGGACAGTATCAAGATTTCGATTTTGGTGATTTAGGTGATATTTTCGGGGATATTTTTGGCTTTGGCGGCCGTTCTTCGCAAAGGCAAAGTCGTCGAGGTCGGGCCCGCGATATAGAAGCATCTATGAATGTAGATTTTATGGAAGCTGTTTTTGGCGCCGAAAAATTTATTACCCTGGACAAAAATGTCCGTTGTGAGAAGTGTCAGGGCAGTGGAGCCGAACCTGGTAGTAAAATAGAAACCTGTAAAACTTGTGGTGGCTCTGGCCAGGTGCAAAGAATACAAAATACTTTTTTAGGTCAAATGAGAACAGCTGGTGTTTGTCCCGATTGTCAGGGGCAGGGCCAAAAGCCTGGCAAAAAATGTTCTCAGTGTGGCGGCCAAGGAATAGTTAAAGAGAGAAAAGAAATAAAAGTGAAAATACCAGCTGGTATTGATACCGGTCAGGCTATTCGTTTAGCTGGTCAGGGCGAAGCCGCGCCAAGAGGCAGACAAAATAGTGATTTATATATTAGGATAAAAGTTAACCCGGATTCTCGCTTTGAACGCCGTGATTTTGATATTTACAGTAACTTAGAAATTTCTTTTTCTGAAGCGGCCTTAGGCACTAAAAAGCCTGTAGAAACTGTCGATGGAGAGGTTTCTTTAAAAATTCCTTCAGGGGTGCAGACTGGAAAAATGTTAAGATTAAAAAATAAGGGAGTGCCACGCCTTAAAGCCGGTGGCCGGGGCGATCATTATGTAAAAATAATAGTTAAGACACCCGGGCGGTTAAATCGTAAACAAAAGAAAATATTTAAGGAATTAGCTGAAGAAGAGTAA
- a CDS encoding DUF3467 domain-containing protein: MNQNQAQGQKVNLKATDEILKGHYANNLMAAHSKEEFVLDFINLFPPQGQLVSRIVTSPGHLKRIVNALTQNLKKYEEKFGEIKQAENPQKQDIGFKG; encoded by the coding sequence ATGAATCAAAATCAAGCCCAAGGGCAAAAAGTTAATCTCAAAGCCACAGATGAAATCTTAAAAGGCCATTATGCTAATAATCTGATGGCGGCACACTCTAAAGAAGAATTTGTTTTGGATTTTATTAATCTTTTTCCGCCACAGGGGCAATTAGTCTCGCGGATAGTTACTTCACCCGGTCATTTAAAAAGAATTGTCAATGCTTTAACTCAAAATCTGAAAAAGTACGAGGAAAAATTTGGCGAAATTAAACAGGCTGAAAATCCACAAAAGCAGGATATTGGTTTTAAAGGCTAA
- a CDS encoding winged-helix domain-containing protein, translated as MPEKRQNKILNIIINEHIKEAQPVGSGAIAKKYGLKLSSATIRHEMKDLEDKGYIYQPYTSAGRVPTEKGWKYYLENFLSEKKISDQEKKELEHSFNIKSDDKKQNVKNLAKKLAEISRETVIVGFSPEYTYYTGLSHLFRQPEFEEYELICHISEVIDHLDEVIIRLFKNTEKDDFKILIGQENPFGENCGAIISKYEDKNGQEGIFTLLGPRRMSYAQNLSRLKHSHSLLKTI; from the coding sequence ATGCCCGAAAAACGTCAAAATAAGATATTAAATATCATTATAAATGAGCATATCAAAGAAGCTCAACCGGTTGGTTCAGGAGCTATTGCTAAAAAATACGGTCTTAAACTCTCTTCGGCTACTATACGTCATGAAATGAAGGATTTAGAAGATAAAGGCTATATTTATCAACCATATACCAGTGCTGGCCGAGTACCTACAGAAAAAGGCTGGAAATATTATCTAGAAAACTTTTTATCAGAAAAAAAAATATCAGATCAAGAAAAAAAGGAACTGGAGCATTCATTTAATATTAAAAGCGATGATAAAAAACAAAATGTTAAAAATTTAGCCAAAAAATTAGCTGAAATATCTAGAGAAACAGTAATAGTTGGCTTTAGTCCGGAGTATACTTATTATACGGGTCTTTCCCACTTATTTCGTCAGCCAGAATTTGAAGAGTATGAATTGATTTGTCACATAAGTGAAGTAATAGATCATTTAGATGAAGTTATTATAAGATTATTTAAAAATACAGAAAAAGACGATTTTAAAATACTCATCGGTCAGGAAAATCCTTTTGGAGAGAATTGCGGGGCAATAATTTCTAAGTATGAGGATAAAAATGGGCAGGAAGGAATATTTACTTTACTGGGGCCGAGAAGAATGTCTTATGCTCAAAATCTTTCCCGTTTAAAACATTCACATTCATTATTAAAAACAATATAA
- a CDS encoding Hsp20/alpha crystallin family protein: MALIKYRPFWPDFDEDFFKLPSEMGNFTPAVDVYEEKDNVIVESPLAGIDPEKVDIEIEDNVLKISGQQEKETEVEEKDYYRKEVRSGSFYRSVPLPKAVDGPKAEAEFKDGMLKITVPKREEAKPKKIKVKAKKE; encoded by the coding sequence ATGGCATTAATAAAATACAGACCATTTTGGCCGGACTTTGACGAAGACTTTTTTAAGCTGCCATCAGAAATGGGTAATTTCACCCCAGCGGTAGACGTTTATGAAGAAAAAGACAATGTTATTGTTGAATCTCCTTTGGCTGGTATCGACCCAGAAAAAGTAGATATTGAAATTGAAGATAATGTGTTAAAAATTTCCGGTCAGCAGGAAAAAGAGACAGAAGTTGAAGAAAAGGATTATTATCGCAAAGAAGTGCGTTCTGGTTCTTTCTACCGTTCAGTGCCGTTGCCAAAAGCAGTTGATGGGCCAAAAGCTGAAGCAGAATTCAAAGATGGTATGCTCAAAATTACCGTGCCTAAACGGGAAGAAGCCAAACCTAAGAAGATTAAAGTTAAGGCCAAAAAAGAATAA
- a CDS encoding glycosyltransferase, with protein sequence MKHLIIITSYRAPKLIKKCLDNLVLTTNLNSNKIVLVDDASDFKTTKILKKLEEKYPQINFVYNKKNISKPCSVNNVLRKNSNMDYYTILDQDVFIKTKNWDKILFKAHQVFKDKAILGVFTQEKGYSFQKGGFNFMDPYPFWTLAGRFFSFSKKIFSKLGYLYDKSYRHEDREYCFRAYLAGFRWYYLRDIKASTVIHSLTKRRKFELKRGEKEEKIIQKKRNQYLMLTHDIYYSPFKK encoded by the coding sequence ATGAAACACCTTATTATTATCACTTCATATCGAGCACCAAAATTGATTAAAAAATGTTTGGATAATCTCGTCCTAACGACTAATTTAAATAGTAACAAAATTGTTTTAGTTGATGACGCTAGTGATTTTAAAACTACCAAAATATTGAAAAAACTGGAAGAAAAATATCCGCAGATAAATTTTGTTTATAATAAAAAAAATATATCCAAACCTTGTTCAGTGAATAATGTTTTAAGAAAAAATTCTAATATGGATTACTATACTATTCTTGACCAGGATGTTTTTATAAAAACTAAAAACTGGGATAAAATTTTATTTAAAGCTCATCAAGTTTTTAAAGATAAAGCTATCCTGGGAGTCTTTACCCAGGAAAAAGGTTATTCTTTTCAAAAAGGTGGGTTTAATTTTATGGATCCTTATCCTTTCTGGACTTTAGCTGGGCGTTTTTTCTCATTTTCTAAAAAAATTTTTAGTAAATTAGGATACTTATATGATAAGAGTTATCGTCATGAAGATAGAGAATATTGTTTTCGCGCTTATTTGGCTGGTTTTAGATGGTATTACTTGAGAGATATTAAAGCTAGTACGGTTATCCATTCTTTAACCAAAAGAAGAAAATTTGAATTAAAACGAGGCGAAAAAGAGGAAAAGATTATTCAAAAGAAGAGAAACCAGTATTTAATGCTTACTCATGATATTTATTATTCTCCCTTTAAAAAATAA
- a CDS encoding ABC transporter permease translates to MQFLRSIYIIWLRDMLRYWRNRVRLISSIAMPLLWLVIFGSGMKGSLNFAGPEMAASNFDYLTFLFPGVIGMTVLFTSVFSAISIVTDREFGFLKEILVAPISRTSIALGKILSGSTTAVIQGLIIVAIAPLVGIKLSFLLVLALIPAIFLVAFALSSLGLLIASRIKSTEGFPMVINFIMMPMFFLSGAMFPLVNLPTWMSFVSKINPASYAIDMFRQIAFSFMSVPTMVSDFFRIKLFGQPVTLFGDIAIVVGFGLVMVILSTIAFKKSEN, encoded by the coding sequence ATGCAATTTTTACGTTCAATTTATATAATTTGGCTACGTGATATGCTGCGTTATTGGCGCAATCGAGTGCGGCTGATTTCTTCGATAGCTATGCCTTTGCTCTGGTTAGTTATTTTTGGCTCGGGTATGAAAGGTTCTTTAAATTTTGCCGGGCCAGAAATGGCAGCCAGTAATTTTGACTATTTGACTTTTCTTTTTCCGGGAGTGATTGGTATGACGGTTTTATTTACTTCAGTCTTTTCGGCTATTTCTATTGTTACTGACCGTGAATTTGGGTTTTTAAAGGAAATTTTGGTGGCTCCGATATCGCGTACGTCTATTGCTTTGGGTAAAATTTTAAGCGGCTCAACCACAGCTGTCATTCAGGGATTAATTATTGTGGCCATAGCGCCTTTAGTTGGTATTAAACTTTCTTTTCTTTTAGTCTTAGCATTAATACCAGCCATTTTTTTAGTGGCTTTTGCTTTGTCTTCTTTGGGTCTTTTGATTGCTTCACGTATTAAGTCAACCGAAGGCTTTCCCATGGTAATAAATTTTATTATGATGCCGATGTTTTTTCTGTCTGGTGCTATGTTTCCTTTAGTTAATTTACCGACTTGGATGTCTTTTGTTTCTAAGATAAATCCCGCTTCATACGCTATTGATATGTTTCGACAAATAGCTTTTAGTTTTATGTCAGTGCCGACTATGGTAAGCGATTTTTTTCGGATTAAGCTTTTTGGTCAACCAGTAACCTTATTCGGGGATATTGCTATAGTTGTCGGTTTTGGCTTGGTTATGGTCATTCTCAGCACTATTGCTTTTAAAAAGAGCGAAAATTAG